The proteins below are encoded in one region of Toxoplasma gondii ME49 chromosome IV, whole genome shotgun sequence:
- a CDS encoding hypothetical protein (encoded by transcript TGME49_318120) codes for MPDTEQTSEAAASGSSISESAARMEAVRTGARPKTSKPASTKVGARRQKKRTKEAAPRPAEPPSKPDDSDQEATRGRTRHRERRGRSDSKQESARRDTAASSGGGDKGETGDGEGTVPVPQGGFDSVARNLEAKLTAICEKHEQDKREFDMRPGLAWFVRAAVEGNTLEGPDFAVQFGSLYEAVMSYLDALSRLDALYSVAEKLEATEKRVRQSAGPREDSDADATNRDDEGGAEGAVLDTPLGITAQRIRQKIKETESRVLTLTRAITTVRSHIVIAYHAPPPPSFVFPRGIAPPELLTSEGVTDVTELDIAAFPNLVAALQLVRRQLSEWKQSFKEIRCRLLTNWWVVPDDLNEALRERSLTKLVFDLAAANTIRNFLEKQRDIWKLQDRARVEADAQRRKQYEEASDLLDIMIEEERQAIFDCIDQYGLRLWQSARARVKHGKGPWMSPPNHGHCPEIRAILEAPDRPSAGSSE; via the coding sequence ATGCCGGACACAGAACAGACGTCTGAAGCTGCGGCAAGCGGATCGAGCATCAGTGAATCAGCCGCCAGGATGGAAGCCGTCAGAACAGGAGCCCGGCCGAAAACGTCCAAGCCGGCATCGACAAAAGTCGgggcgaggcgacagaagaaacggacgaaAGAGGCGGCTCCACGTCCCGCTGAACCGCCATCGAAGCCGGACGACTCGGACCAAGAGGCAACGCGAGGACGGACTCGACACCGAGAACGCCGTGGCAGAAGTGATTCGAAACAGGAGAGCGCGAGGCGGGACACAGCGGCCAGTAGTGGCGGTGGAGACAAAggggagacgggagacggGGAGGGGACGGTGCCGGTTCCGCAGGGAGGGTTCGATTCCGTGGCGAGGAATCTAGAGGCCAAGTTGACTGCCATCTGTGAGAAACACGAACAGGATAAGAGGGAGTTTGACATGCGGCCAGGGCTGGCATGGTTTGTTCGAGCAGCCGTGGAGGGGAATACGCTAGAAGGTCCAGATTTTGCTGTACAATTTGGTAGCTTGTACGAAGCCGTGATGTCATATCTAGACGCCCTGTCCCGGCTGGACGCCTTGTACAGTGTTGCGGAAAAACTGGAAGCAACCGAGAAACGCGTGCGCCAATCAGCAGGTCCCAGAGAAGACTCAGATGCTGACGCCACAAACAGAGATGATGAAGGGGGAGCAGAAGGGGCTGTCCTGGACACGCCACTAGGAATTACCGCCCAAAGGATTCGGCAGAAAATAAAGGAAACAGAGTCACGTGTCTTGACGCTGACGAGGGCCATCACAACGGTGCGATCCCATATAGTCATTGCCTACCATGCGCCTCCGCCACCGAGTTTTGTTTTCCCACGTGGAATAGCACCGCCAGAGCTGCTGACATCGGAGGGAGTCACTGATGTGACAGAGCTTGACATCGCAGCGTTTCCAAATCTTGTCGCCGCGTTGCAACTTGTCAGACGCCAGCTCAGTGAGTGGAAACAGTCATTCAAAGAGATAAGGTGTCGTCTCTTGACGAACTGGTGGGTTGTTCCTGACGACCTCAACGAGGCACTGCGGGAGCGATCGCTGACGAAACTAGTGTTCGACCTCGCAGCCGCGAATACCATAAGGAACTTCTtagagaagcagcgcgatATCTGGAAGCTGCAGGATCGAGCGCGTGTTGAGGCAGatgcgcagagaaggaaacaatATGAGGAAGCATCGGACCTCCTCGATATCATgatcgaggaagagagacaggctaTATTCGACTGCATTGATCAGTATGGACTACGCCTTTGGCAGTCGGCAAGGGCACGCGTGAAGCATGGCAAGGGTCCCTGGATGTCTCCTCCAAATCACGGGCACTGCCCCGAAATACGCGCCATCCTGGAGGCGCCGGACCGACCGAGTGCAGGCAGTTCCGAGTAA